The following are encoded in a window of Planctomycetaceae bacterium genomic DNA:
- a CDS encoding DUF1667 domain-containing protein: MNNKEMICIVCPMGCRMTVSVNGEVCSVDGNKCDRGQKYATDETTNPLRTVTSTVRIANAEIRRLPVKTVQAFPKGKMFELMSVLKQVEVKTPVKMGDVILQNALGTNIDVVASRTVK, encoded by the coding sequence ATGAATAATAAAGAAATGATATGTATTGTATGTCCGATGGGGTGTCGTATGACGGTGTCTGTTAATGGCGAAGTTTGTTCTGTTGATGGTAATAAGTGCGACAGGGGCCAAAAGTACGCAACTGATGAGACGACTAATCCGCTGCGTACGGTAACATCAACTGTCAGGATTGCCAACGCCGAAATTAGAAGGCTTCCGGTAAAAACTGTACAGGCATTTCCAAAAGGTAAAATGTTTGAGTTGATGAGTGTGTTAAAACAGGTGGAAGTCAAGACGCCGGTAAAGATGGGGGACGTAATACTGCAAAATGCACTGGGTACCAATATAGATGTCGTGGCATCGCGCACCGTTAAGTAG
- a CDS encoding HD domain-containing protein, producing the protein MQIKNENKNKRILIVDDKQSIHDDFRKILSENSQHTLLDKARTAVFGNSAGNANIQNAADFTVDCAFDGHEGLEKIVEAARTGKPYALAFVDMRMESGWDGLQTIEKLWKVQPSLQVVICSAYSDYTWSEIAEQLGQTERFLILKKPFDNIEVRQMACSLTEKWELLNDLDKLVKDRTQQIEETRDAAVFVLASLAESRDPENSEHLERIRSYSHILAEELRRKGPYSQWIDNKFLENLYRSSPLHDIGKIGIPDNILLKPGTLTNEEFEVMKQHTVIGWQALGSTILAAGESFLDMAADIAKYHHEKYNGAGYPEGLREQEIPLAARIVAIADVFDALTSSRVYKVAFRPELAFTMIKEERGKHFDPIVVDAFVRRYDEFLQVHSLTQVPQEQAELALAAK; encoded by the coding sequence ATGCAAATAAAAAATGAAAACAAAAATAAAAGAATACTCATCGTCGACGATAAGCAATCGATACATGACGATTTCAGAAAGATTCTCTCTGAAAATTCGCAGCACACACTGCTGGACAAAGCCAGAACCGCGGTATTCGGAAACTCCGCCGGCAATGCTAATATACAAAATGCCGCTGATTTTACTGTCGATTGCGCATTTGACGGCCACGAAGGATTGGAAAAAATTGTAGAGGCCGCAAGAACAGGCAAACCTTACGCGCTTGCCTTTGTCGATATGAGAATGGAGTCCGGCTGGGACGGTTTGCAGACAATCGAAAAACTCTGGAAAGTTCAGCCTTCATTGCAGGTCGTTATATGCTCGGCATATTCCGATTACACATGGTCTGAAATTGCCGAACAACTCGGACAAACTGAACGGTTTTTGATTTTGAAAAAACCTTTCGATAATATCGAAGTCCGCCAGATGGCATGTTCACTGACGGAAAAATGGGAGCTTCTGAACGATCTCGACAAACTTGTGAAAGACAGAACGCAGCAGATTGAAGAAACTCGTGACGCCGCAGTGTTCGTATTGGCTTCGCTTGCCGAATCGAGAGACCCGGAAAACAGCGAACATCTCGAACGCATCCGCAGCTATTCGCACATTCTTGCCGAAGAGTTGAGACGCAAAGGCCCGTATTCGCAATGGATCGACAATAAATTTCTTGAAAATCTTTATCGTTCGAGTCCGCTGCACGACATCGGCAAAATCGGCATACCCGACAATATCCTGTTAAAGCCGGGAACGCTTACCAATGAAGAATTTGAGGTAATGAAACAGCATACGGTTATCGGCTGGCAGGCATTAGGCAGTACGATACTTGCCGCCGGCGAAAGCTTCCTTGATATGGCAGCCGATATCGCAAAATATCATCACGAAAAATACAATGGTGCCGGTTATCCTGAAGGCTTAAGAGAACAGGAAATACCTTTGGCCGCGCGAATTGTCGCGATTGCAGACGTTTTCGACGCGCTCACAAGTTCTCGCGTTTACAAGGTCGCTTTCAGGCCGGAACTTGCCTTTACTATGATAAAGGAAGAACGCGGCAAACATTTCGACCCGATAGTCGTTGACGCGTTTGTGAGAAGATACGACGAATTTCTACAGGTACACAGTTTAACGCAGGTTCCACAGGAACAAGCGGAACTTGCACTGGCTGCAAAATAA
- a CDS encoding glycerophosphodiester phosphodiesterase, with product MMKRSIFCLIVLFIGFIVSGCMAETSKNSVCPEIVGHRGSSFTAPENTQASFMLAWQQDAYAAECDVYLTKDKQIMIMHDKSAKRTGGVDVNITDANSDTLAKIDIGSWKDAKYKGEKIPFLKDVIKSIPEGRKLIIEVKSGTEILPYLEEIIKKSGKRKQLEIISFNFDVALGCKKLMPDIPSYWLITTEQNKETKQPIPHSLKDVDKVKAAGLDGIDSHYAGVTKEFADKLHADGMKLYVWTVDELADAQKMKDMGVDGITTNKPDVMLEYFKNQKEAK from the coding sequence ATGATGAAAAGAAGTATATTTTGTTTGATAGTACTGTTTATTGGTTTTATAGTAAGCGGCTGTATGGCTGAAACATCAAAAAACAGTGTTTGTCCCGAAATTGTGGGCCATCGCGGCTCGTCGTTCACTGCTCCTGAAAATACACAGGCGTCTTTTATGCTTGCCTGGCAGCAGGACGCGTATGCGGCTGAATGTGATGTCTATCTGACAAAAGACAAGCAGATTATGATTATGCACGACAAGTCTGCCAAACGCACCGGCGGCGTCGATGTGAATATTACAGATGCCAATTCAGATACTCTTGCAAAAATAGATATCGGTTCATGGAAAGACGCAAAATACAAAGGCGAGAAAATTCCCTTTCTTAAAGATGTCATCAAATCAATTCCCGAAGGCAGAAAACTTATTATCGAAGTGAAAAGCGGTACTGAAATTCTGCCTTATCTGGAAGAAATAATAAAGAAAAGCGGCAAAAGAAAACAATTAGAAATAATTTCCTTTAATTTCGATGTTGCCCTCGGCTGCAAAAAGCTGATGCCGGATATTCCGTCATATTGGCTTATAACCACTGAACAAAACAAGGAAACCAAACAGCCGATACCGCACAGTTTGAAGGATGTTGACAAAGTCAAAGCCGCGGGGCTTGACGGTATAGATTCGCATTACGCGGGCGTTACAAAAGAATTCGCAGACAAACTTCACGCTGATGGTATGAAGCTGTATGTCTGGACGGTTGATGAATTAGCTGACGCACAGAAAATGAAAGATATGGGTGTTGACGGAATAACTACCAATAAGCCTGACGTTATGCTGGAGTATTTTAAAAATCAGAAAGAAGCCAAATAA
- a CDS encoding MFS transporter, whose product MDLSAIRTFFAPAPHIPRLPDEQVKRLYPRFRWSIIESTFIGYGTFYLVRNNLAVVAKDMEGALHYSHSMIGSILAISAITYGIGKFLMGAVSDRSDARKFMAFGLILTAICNLFFGAVSNYYMHLFLWGLNGFVQGMGWPPCGRSLGHWYSVRERGTIFSTWNTSHNVGGGIAGVLAAEAAVAFGWRNAFYFPALIAIVGAVYLFWRLRDTPQSVGLPSIEEYKNDFTEAEKLHGTLEKELSTKELFVDYVLKNKYIWILAIANFFAYIVRYSMLDWGCMYLREVKEATLSDGGIAVFALEFGGIPSTILFGWLSDKLGGRRGMVSVFCMVPIVLAFIGIILNPVGRLWVDMWLLVLIGFFIYPVINLITIIALDLSGKKAIGTAAGFIGLFGYIARTVQAAGFGTMLDRFTKTYGSKTAWDIILWSIVGCAVLSIISLAFTWKLKPKV is encoded by the coding sequence ATGGATCTATCAGCGATACGTACATTTTTTGCACCGGCGCCTCATATTCCGCGATTGCCGGATGAACAGGTGAAGAGGCTGTATCCCCGTTTCCGCTGGAGCATCATTGAATCGACATTCATCGGCTATGGCACTTTTTATCTTGTTAGAAACAATCTCGCAGTTGTTGCCAAAGATATGGAAGGCGCATTGCATTATTCGCATTCGATGATAGGCAGTATACTTGCGATATCTGCCATAACTTATGGTATTGGCAAGTTTCTTATGGGGGCGGTTTCCGACAGAAGTGATGCCCGCAAATTTATGGCATTCGGGCTTATTCTTACTGCGATATGTAACTTGTTTTTCGGTGCTGTGAGCAATTACTATATGCACCTTTTTCTCTGGGGCTTGAATGGTTTTGTACAGGGAATGGGCTGGCCGCCATGCGGGAGGTCTCTGGGACACTGGTACAGCGTGCGTGAAAGAGGCACTATTTTCAGTACGTGGAATACTTCGCACAATGTTGGCGGGGGCATAGCCGGTGTATTAGCTGCGGAAGCTGCCGTGGCATTTGGCTGGCGAAATGCGTTTTATTTTCCTGCGTTGATAGCAATTGTGGGTGCGGTTTATTTATTTTGGAGATTGAGAGATACACCTCAATCGGTAGGACTACCATCGATTGAAGAATATAAAAATGATTTTACAGAGGCTGAAAAGCTGCATGGTACTCTTGAAAAAGAGCTAAGCACAAAAGAGCTTTTTGTAGACTATGTTCTGAAAAACAAATATATCTGGATTTTGGCAATAGCCAACTTTTTTGCATACATTGTCAGGTATAGTATGTTGGATTGGGGATGTATGTATCTTCGTGAAGTTAAAGAAGCTACGTTGAGTGACGGCGGTATAGCGGTTTTCGCTCTTGAGTTTGGCGGGATTCCTTCTACGATACTTTTTGGCTGGCTGTCTGACAAGCTCGGGGGCAGACGCGGGATGGTTTCTGTTTTTTGTATGGTTCCAATAGTGCTTGCGTTTATTGGGATTATTTTAAATCCTGTCGGTCGTCTCTGGGTTGATATGTGGCTGCTTGTGCTTATCGGTTTTTTCATTTATCCTGTCATCAACCTGATAACAATTATCGCGCTAGATTTGTCGGGCAAAAAAGCTATAGGTACTGCCGCGGGATTTATCGGCTTGTTCGGTTATATCGCCAGAACTGTTCAGGCGGCAGGGTTTGGTACAATGTTGGATCGTTTTACTAAAACATACGGCAGTAAAACCGCGTGGGATATTATTTTGTGGTCAATTGTTGGCTGCGCTGTGCTTTCGATTATTTCGCTGGCATTTACATGGAAATTGAAACCAAAAGTGTAA
- a CDS encoding Na+:solute symporter yields the protein MLLHAIDWIIIGTYIVISLLIGVILSKRAGKNTDNFFLSGRKLPWWIAGTSMVATTFAADTPLAVTELVTQKGIAGNWLWWNMVFGGILTVFFFARLWRRAGIMTDCEFVSIRYSGSAAKFLRGFRAVYIGVVMNMIVMAWVNLAMVKILAVVFPNMTFFGIRELAFAGFTFSSHFLAVVCLMFLVAIYSSMSGLMGVSITDAFQFTMAMTGCIVLAVYAVKNDAIGGIAGLKEKLPQWVFHFTPDIQNASDVAAGSAGLLKMSVTAFVAYLGVQWWSSWYPGAEPGGGGYVAQRMMSAKNEKHSLFATLWFNIANYAVRPWPWIIVALCSLVMFPELSQADKGKGFVMVMVKVLPPGLIGLLIAAFFAAYMSTIASQTVWGTSYIINDLFRPFIKPNADEKYYVMVSRITTFLLMVLSLFVTSKLETISGAWKFVLACSGGIGPVLLFRWFWWRINAWSEISAMLAPYFIYPWLLYKGVSYESSLMIIVGWSTVVWLLVTFLTKPSDEKVLKEFYAKVHPGGFGWKPIADKMPEVKADSGYFALFVNWIAGCIMVLCVLFGIGKLLFVGTVQGLAYFAVALVATGVIYFNMSKTNFSDKEASA from the coding sequence ATGTTATTGCACGCAATAGACTGGATTATTATTGGCACATACATTGTTATCAGTCTGCTTATCGGCGTTATACTTTCAAAGCGAGCCGGCAAGAATACTGACAATTTTTTCTTAAGCGGCCGCAAACTGCCGTGGTGGATTGCCGGTACGAGTATGGTCGCGACCACTTTTGCCGCTGATACGCCTTTGGCTGTAACGGAACTTGTCACGCAGAAAGGAATCGCCGGCAACTGGCTTTGGTGGAATATGGTGTTCGGCGGTATTCTTACCGTGTTTTTCTTCGCGCGTCTTTGGCGAAGGGCGGGCATTATGACAGACTGTGAATTTGTGTCGATTCGATATTCCGGCAGTGCCGCGAAATTCCTTCGCGGTTTCCGAGCAGTATATATCGGCGTTGTTATGAATATGATTGTGATGGCGTGGGTTAATCTGGCGATGGTAAAAATTTTGGCTGTCGTGTTTCCGAATATGACATTTTTTGGAATCAGGGAATTGGCATTCGCCGGCTTTACCTTTTCAAGTCATTTTCTCGCGGTTGTCTGCCTGATGTTTTTGGTGGCTATATATTCATCAATGTCCGGGCTGATGGGCGTTTCAATAACTGACGCGTTTCAATTTACAATGGCGATGACGGGCTGCATAGTTCTGGCTGTTTATGCCGTCAAGAACGACGCAATCGGCGGAATCGCAGGACTAAAAGAAAAATTACCGCAATGGGTCTTCCATTTTACTCCGGATATTCAAAATGCGTCTGATGTTGCTGCTGGTTCGGCCGGCCTGCTGAAAATGAGCGTTACAGCATTTGTTGCTTATCTCGGCGTTCAATGGTGGTCCAGTTGGTATCCCGGCGCAGAGCCGGGCGGCGGCGGTTATGTCGCGCAGCGTATGATGTCGGCGAAAAATGAAAAACATTCTCTTTTCGCGACCTTATGGTTCAATATCGCTAACTATGCGGTTCGTCCCTGGCCGTGGATTATTGTCGCGTTGTGTTCGCTGGTGATGTTTCCCGAACTTTCCCAGGCGGACAAGGGCAAAGGTTTTGTGATGGTTATGGTCAAAGTTTTGCCGCCGGGGTTGATAGGGCTTCTTATCGCAGCTTTCTTTGCCGCGTATATGTCAACAATCGCATCACAGACGGTGTGGGGAACTTCATATATCATCAATGATTTGTTCCGTCCGTTTATCAAGCCAAACGCCGATGAAAAATATTATGTAATGGTTTCAAGAATTACAACGTTTCTGCTGATGGTTTTGTCGTTGTTTGTTACTTCTAAGCTCGAAACGATAAGCGGGGCGTGGAAGTTTGTGCTTGCATGCAGCGGCGGTATCGGACCGGTTTTGCTGTTTCGGTGGTTCTGGTGGCGAATTAACGCATGGTCTGAAATATCTGCAATGCTTGCTCCATATTTTATATATCCGTGGCTGCTGTACAAGGGAGTATCTTATGAATCTTCGCTGATGATTATTGTCGGCTGGTCAACAGTCGTCTGGCTGCTTGTAACATTCCTGACAAAGCCCAGCGATGAGAAGGTACTCAAGGAATTTTATGCGAAGGTTCACCCCGGCGGATTCGGCTGGAAACCGATTGCGGATAAAATGCCGGAAGTTAAAGCGGATAGCGGTTATTTTGCGCTGTTTGTAAACTGGATAGCCGGCTGTATAATGGTGCTTTGTGTACTTTTTGGAATTGGTAAACTGCTTTTTGTTGGAACTGTGCAGGGACTGGCTTATTTCGCAGTGGCATTGGTTGCAACCGGTGTTATTTATTTTAACATGTCCAAGACAAATTTTAGTGATAAAGAAGCAAGTGCATAA
- a CDS encoding NAD(P)/FAD-dependent oxidoreductase: MKGNMYDIAIIGGGITGCFIARQLSRYELKTVILEKNDDVADETTKANSGIVHSGYDAKPGTLKAELNRLGNPMFEQVCSDLDVAFQRNGSLTIATNDEETAFLRELYERGLANKIPQISLISSDVIQKIEPNLNHNVQCALLAGTAGIVDPFGLAIALAENAVDNGAELKLQTQVTGISLRNGVYELQTDNGVYRAKYVINCAGVHADKVNELLCPASFRIVPRKGEYLVYDKKCASFVTRVIFQCPSSKGKGVLVSPTAHGNLLVGPNSTEISDKDDVATTPCGIEEILSVAAKSVEKLPNLPITNFAGLRATADTNDFIIEELKTHKGFVNVAGIESPGLTASPAIAEYVIEILKSSGLQLKENPKFNPKRKPMIHFMELTDAQRNELINKDRRFGRIICRCENITEGEIVDAIHRNAGARSVDGVKRRIRAGMGRCQGGFCSPRVIEILARELGKDETEILKDGRGTYITTGKN; the protein is encoded by the coding sequence GTGAAAGGTAATATGTACGACATTGCGATTATTGGCGGCGGAATCACAGGCTGCTTTATAGCTCGGCAGTTGAGCCGATATGAGTTGAAGACTGTAATATTGGAAAAGAACGACGATGTTGCCGATGAGACGACAAAAGCCAACAGCGGTATAGTTCACTCCGGCTATGACGCCAAGCCGGGCACACTCAAGGCGGAACTCAACAGACTCGGCAATCCGATGTTTGAGCAGGTTTGCAGCGATTTGGATGTTGCGTTTCAAAGAAACGGGTCATTAACGATTGCGACAAACGATGAGGAAACGGCCTTTTTAAGGGAACTTTACGAAAGAGGTCTGGCGAATAAAATTCCGCAAATATCATTAATCTCAAGCGATGTGATTCAGAAGATTGAGCCTAATCTTAATCATAATGTACAGTGCGCTCTGCTTGCCGGAACGGCAGGCATTGTTGACCCGTTCGGGCTTGCAATCGCGCTGGCGGAAAATGCCGTTGATAACGGCGCAGAATTGAAACTCCAAACGCAGGTTACAGGCATCAGTCTGCGGAATGGCGTTTACGAACTGCAAACTGACAACGGTGTTTATCGGGCAAAATATGTGATTAATTGTGCAGGCGTGCATGCTGATAAAGTGAACGAATTATTGTGTCCGGCTTCTTTCAGGATTGTGCCGCGAAAGGGCGAATATCTGGTTTACGACAAGAAATGCGCAAGTTTTGTAACCCGTGTTATATTTCAATGTCCGTCATCAAAAGGCAAAGGCGTATTGGTTTCGCCGACAGCACACGGCAATCTTTTGGTTGGTCCTAATTCAACAGAAATCTCGGACAAAGACGATGTTGCGACAACGCCTTGCGGAATTGAGGAAATTCTTTCTGTCGCGGCCAAAAGCGTTGAAAAGCTGCCGAACCTGCCGATAACGAATTTCGCGGGTCTGCGGGCAACGGCTGATACAAACGATTTTATTATCGAAGAGCTCAAAACTCATAAAGGTTTTGTAAATGTCGCCGGTATTGAATCGCCGGGGCTGACGGCATCGCCTGCGATAGCGGAATATGTGATAGAAATTTTGAAATCTTCCGGATTGCAGTTGAAAGAAAACCCAAAATTTAATCCGAAGCGCAAGCCTATGATACATTTTATGGAGCTTACAGACGCACAGAGAAATGAATTGATTAACAAAGACAGGCGTTTCGGCAGGATTATATGCAGATGTGAAAACATAACGGAAGGCGAAATCGTTGATGCGATTCATCGCAACGCAGGCGCTCGCAGCGTTGACGGCGTAAAACGCAGAATTCGCGCGGGTATGGGACGCTGCCAGGGCGGTTTTTGTTCGCCGAGAGTGATTGAAATTCTTGCAAGAGAACTCGGCAAAGATGAAACCGAAATTTTAAAGGACGGCAGGGGAACATATATTACAACCGGAAAGAATTAA
- a CDS encoding glycerol-3-phosphate responsive antiterminator: MSDADKKDVIIAAVSSVEKLDAAIASGCKTLFLLTGNVFNLHGLIEKIHKADKKVYVDIDFIEGYGKDVVFLEYLHQVLKPDGIITTRGNLIKKAKSLGLFAVQRIFVFDSMSLDSGIDSVQNIKPDAVEILPGIMPRIIQKVREKTKLPVISGGLISEKEDVDAAVNAGAIGISTGNINLWNSY; encoded by the coding sequence ATGAGCGATGCGGATAAAAAAGACGTAATTATCGCGGCAGTGAGCTCGGTGGAAAAATTAGATGCGGCGATTGCTTCCGGCTGTAAAACTCTTTTCCTGCTGACCGGTAATGTGTTTAATCTTCATGGGTTGATTGAAAAAATACACAAAGCTGATAAGAAAGTTTATGTCGATATTGATTTCATTGAAGGTTATGGCAAAGACGTTGTGTTTTTGGAATACCTGCATCAGGTGTTAAAACCGGACGGGATTATTACGACGCGCGGGAATTTAATAAAAAAAGCGAAGAGTCTTGGTCTTTTCGCAGTGCAGCGGATTTTTGTATTTGATTCGATGTCGCTCGATTCCGGCATAGATTCCGTGCAGAATATAAAACCCGATGCGGTGGAGATATTGCCGGGTATTATGCCGAGAATTATACAGAAAGTCCGTGAAAAGACGAAGCTTCCCGTGATAAGCGGCGGGTTAATATCTGAAAAAGAAGATGTTGATGCTGCGGTAAATGCAGGCGCTATTGGAATTTCCACCGGCAATATAAATCTTTGGAATTCGTATTAG
- a CDS encoding sigma-70 family RNA polymerase sigma factor — MTNWQVILNEHGRAVWNTAYRLLGNDADAADCFQETFADALTFSRQRQVKNFRALLLRLAACRALDVLRQRNKKTTPISFEQIPDFDVPSSDCPACDAENKELGETLIKAFAKLDKDEAEIFYLRHIENLSASEIAQTFGLKENHIGVIIHRTKNKLKTLLQNSYGD, encoded by the coding sequence ATGACCAACTGGCAGGTTATCCTGAACGAACACGGCAGGGCTGTATGGAATACCGCGTACAGACTGCTCGGCAATGACGCTGATGCTGCCGATTGTTTTCAGGAAACCTTCGCCGATGCGTTGACGTTCTCCAGACAACGACAGGTGAAAAATTTCAGAGCGTTGCTTCTGCGATTGGCAGCGTGCAGAGCACTTGATGTTCTTCGGCAAAGAAATAAAAAGACAACGCCGATATCGTTCGAGCAAATTCCGGATTTTGATGTGCCTTCGTCTGATTGTCCGGCTTGCGATGCTGAAAATAAAGAACTCGGCGAAACTCTTATAAAAGCATTTGCCAAACTCGACAAAGATGAAGCGGAAATTTTTTACCTTAGGCACATTGAAAATTTAAGTGCGTCAGAAATTGCGCAAACATTCGGTCTGAAAGAAAATCATATAGGCGTGATTATACACAGAACAAAAAATAAATTGAAAACATTACTGCAAAATTCTTACGGTGATTAA
- a CDS encoding response regulator, with the protein MKVLIVEDDTSSRMILQNHLESWNYQVLTADDINQAWDMITAQRPEIVLIDWVASEMDRLELCSKTRKLDNDKYTYIIFLTNEADNREIVNALDSGADDYLCKPFDKNIIRSRIKVGEKVIYYEDEMRKSRQKTQDSQKQLDQVNLQLELTYKKLMETAHRAGMAEVASGVLHNVGNLLNSVNVSAELAYEKVHRSELANIQKLAEMLKQNSGNLADYLTNDAGGKHIPEYLFEAASHSAKQKDEILDNLTSLIKNIEHVKAVVNSQRLYTQDNPKDLVSLCDLIENSIQINNAGLEYYKIDVIREFQDLGKILIDKQRVLQILVSLIDNAQQALAESQNRPRLLMIRTAKTAENTIKIEISDNGTGIKPEDLSKIFSSGFTTKPTGHGFGLHSCKMAIDDMHGTISVQSLGNNRGAAFTLELPLTNIEVQNANKK; encoded by the coding sequence ATGAAAGTACTAATAGTTGAAGATGATACATCATCAAGGATGATACTGCAAAACCATCTTGAGAGCTGGAACTACCAGGTTCTTACGGCGGACGATATTAATCAGGCATGGGACATGATTACAGCTCAAAGGCCGGAAATCGTTCTCATCGATTGGGTTGCGTCTGAAATGGACAGGCTGGAACTGTGCAGCAAAACCCGCAAACTCGATAACGACAAATATACATATATAATCTTCCTGACAAATGAAGCTGACAATCGCGAAATCGTAAACGCGCTTGACAGCGGTGCGGACGACTATCTCTGCAAGCCGTTCGACAAGAATATTATCAGGAGCCGCATCAAAGTCGGCGAAAAGGTCATATATTATGAAGATGAAATGCGGAAATCCCGCCAGAAAACCCAGGATTCCCAGAAACAACTCGATCAGGTCAATCTGCAGTTAGAGCTTACATATAAAAAACTGATGGAAACGGCACATCGTGCCGGTATGGCCGAAGTCGCTTCCGGCGTTCTGCACAACGTTGGAAATCTTTTAAACAGCGTCAACGTATCGGCGGAACTTGCTTACGAAAAGGTTCACCGTTCGGAACTGGCCAATATTCAGAAGCTCGCTGAAATGCTCAAACAGAACAGCGGTAATCTGGCCGACTACCTTACAAACGACGCCGGCGGAAAACACATTCCGGAATATCTTTTCGAGGCGGCAAGTCACTCTGCAAAGCAGAAAGATGAAATTCTTGACAATCTCACTTCGCTGATAAAAAACATTGAACACGTCAAGGCCGTCGTCAATTCCCAAAGGCTTTACACGCAGGATAATCCGAAAGATTTGGTTAGCCTGTGCGACCTTATTGAAAACTCCATTCAAATAAACAACGCGGGGTTGGAATACTATAAAATAGATGTTATACGCGAATTTCAGGATCTCGGCAAAATCCTAATCGATAAGCAGCGGGTTTTGCAGATTCTTGTAAGCCTTATTGACAACGCACAGCAGGCTTTGGCGGAAAGTCAGAACAGACCGAGGCTTTTAATGATACGCACGGCCAAAACGGCTGAAAATACAATAAAAATTGAAATTTCTGACAATGGAACCGGCATAAAGCCGGAAGATTTGAGCAAGATTTTTTCAAGCGGTTTTACAACAAAGCCTACTGGTCACGGCTTTGGACTGCACAGCTGTAAAATGGCTATTGACGATATGCACGGAACAATTAGCGTCCAAAGCCTCGGCAACAATAGAGGGGCCGCATTTACACTTGAACTTCCATTGACCAACATAGAGGTACAAAATGCAAATAAAAAATGA
- a CDS encoding NAD(P)/FAD-dependent oxidoreductase — MINAVSENKLSYDVVVIGGGPAGLAAAIEARKNGIEKILLLERDRELGGILQQCIHNGFGLHIFKKELTGPEYAENFINELKCLNIEYMLDTMVLDVSKTRVITAVNPAKGLLKIQAGAVILAMGCRERTRGALCIAGTRPSGVFTAGAAQRLVNIEGCMVGKKIVILGSGDIGLIMARRLTLEGAKVEAVLEVMPYPGGLTRNIVQCLQDFDIPLLLSHTVVNVYGRKRVEGVDIAQVDKSRKVIPGTTRHIECDTMLLSVGLIPENELSSNCGITLDAVTAGPIVDEKMQTSIDGVFACGNVVHVHDLVDYVTDESRRAGKSAAEYVRCDSTYTVTKIKAVADKKVRYVVPQIIRLNGEKGDLEFFLRSQDVYYDASVVISMDGKQIKTIKKKHLVPGEMQHIKLERKSLLPVHSGSSTISISIES, encoded by the coding sequence ATGATAAATGCAGTCAGTGAAAATAAATTGTCTTATGATGTCGTGGTTATCGGCGGCGGGCCGGCAGGATTGGCCGCGGCGATAGAAGCCAGAAAAAACGGCATCGAAAAAATTCTGCTGCTCGAACGCGACAGGGAACTGGGCGGTATTTTGCAGCAGTGCATTCATAACGGTTTCGGCCTGCATATTTTCAAGAAGGAATTAACCGGCCCGGAATATGCGGAAAATTTTATAAATGAGCTGAAGTGTTTAAATATAGAATATATGCTCGATACGATGGTTCTCGATGTCAGCAAAACGCGAGTCATTACGGCGGTTAATCCTGCGAAAGGTCTGCTGAAGATTCAGGCAGGGGCGGTAATTCTCGCGATGGGATGCAGAGAACGCACACGCGGAGCGCTTTGTATCGCCGGAACAAGACCGTCCGGCGTTTTCACAGCAGGTGCCGCGCAGAGATTGGTGAACATCGAAGGCTGTATGGTAGGAAAGAAAATCGTAATTCTCGGCTCCGGCGACATAGGTTTGATTATGGCGCGAAGACTTACATTGGAAGGTGCGAAAGTTGAGGCTGTGCTTGAGGTGATGCCGTATCCAGGCGGACTGACTCGCAATATCGTGCAGTGTTTGCAGGATTTCGATATTCCGCTGCTTCTTAGCCATACCGTAGTGAATGTTTACGGACGCAAACGCGTTGAAGGCGTTGATATTGCGCAAGTGGACAAAAGCCGCAAAGTAATACCCGGCACAACAAGGCATATCGAATGCGATACAATGCTGCTGTCGGTGGGATTGATACCTGAAAACGAACTTTCATCGAATTGCGGTATAACGCTTGATGCCGTGACGGCAGGGCCGATAGTCGATGAAAAAATGCAGACCAGTATCGATGGAGTTTTCGCGTGCGGAAATGTCGTGCACGTTCATGATTTGGTTGATTATGTTACCGACGAGAGCAGAAGAGCCGGCAAAAGCGCCGCTGAATATGTTCGATGCGATTCAACGTATACGGTAACTAAAATCAAAGCGGTTGCTGACAAGAAAGTGCGATATGTTGTTCCGCAAATAATTCGGCTGAATGGTGAAAAAGGCGATTTGGAATTTTTCCTTCGGAGTCAGGATGTCTATTATGACGCGTCAGTCGTTATCAGTATGGATGGCAAACAGATTAAAACTATAAAGAAGAAACATCTTGTGCCCGGCGAAATGCAGCACATTAAACTCGAAAGAAAATCTTTGCTGCCGGTGCACTCTGGAAGTTCAACTATCTCGATATCAATTGAAAGTTAG